A region from the Spiroplasma taiwanense CT-1 genome encodes:
- a CDS encoding amino acid permease, producing MTKINKKNKTKNKIFEFLTVFSMVFGIVVGGGIYLKNAGENGVLAMAGNNLWVALSVWSLMGVFCCLMMVTFIEVSSSSKKGEHNTLTSWSGRFVGRRYGSLVTILYAIIYMPILVIIGSLFTTSSLFDAIKVIYELNNGIDSWDLFLKPDIQITIEIFFATFLLVGFQLMNIYSEKPVRILQTILSFLKFIPLLIVLILGIVFFAQGNENSFNPNNTYQPFSINSFFATMVPIMFAFDGFLDSASIQKDC from the coding sequence GTATTTTCAATGGTTTTTGGAATTGTTGTTGGAGGTGGAATTTATTTAAAAAACGCTGGAGAAAATGGTGTTTTGGCTATGGCAGGTAATAATCTTTGGGTTGCATTATCTGTTTGAAGCTTAATGGGTGTGTTTTGCTGTTTAATGATGGTAACTTTTATTGAAGTTTCCTCTTCATCTAAAAAAGGTGAACACAATACATTAACTTCTTGATCAGGAAGATTTGTGGGCAGAAGATATGGCTCATTAGTTACAATTTTATATGCAATTATTTATATGCCTATATTAGTTATTATTGGTTCTTTATTTACAACTAGTAGTTTATTTGATGCAATAAAGGTTATATATGAATTAAATAATGGAATTGATAGTTGAGATTTATTTTTAAAACCTGATATTCAAATAACAATTGAAATATTTTTTGCAACATTTCTTTTAGTTGGCTTTCAATTAATGAATATTTATTCCGAAAAACCAGTAAGGATTTTGCAAACAATTTTATCTTTTTTAAAATTCATTCCCTTATTAATTGTTCTTATATTAGGAATAGTTTTTTTTGCACAAGGTAATGAAAATTCTTTTAATCCAAACAACACATATCAGCCTTTTTCAATTAACAGTTTTTTTGCAACAATGGTTCCAATTATGTTTGCTTTTGATGGGTTTTTAGATTCTGCATCAATTCAAAAAGATTGTTAA